From Phalacrocorax carbo chromosome 6, bPhaCar2.1, whole genome shotgun sequence, a single genomic window includes:
- the MCOLN2 gene encoding mucolipin-2, whose translation MEISLKHLPGGRAAGTGNMMAQSDLDLKEMALKEDLKFYFMNPCEKYRARCQIPWKLALQILKILMVTTQLIFFGLSNQLVVSFKEENTIAFKHLFLKGYTGVDEDDYSCSIYTQQDAYDSIFYVINQYKQLKNISLGTLGYEHEGSGLKICKQQYKKGTMLPSSDMLNINISTETECIFFKPQELAGKKAELKLNSSFFNLEFYRLIQVEISFKLKGIALQTIHARELPDCYAFQNTITFNNRAHSGKIKIYFDSDTNIQECKDWHVFGSVLQKNTQYILVFDGFVILSCLASLILCTRSIVLALRLQKRFVNFFLEKYKRHVCHADRLEFINGWYVLVIISDVMTIIGSILKMEIKAKNLTSYDVCSILLGTSTLFVWVGVIRYLGYFQTYNVLILTMQASLPKVLRFCCCAGMIYLGYTFCGWIVLGPYHEKFEDLNTVAECLFSLVNGDDMFATFAQIQQKSTLVWVFSRLYLYSFISLFIYMILSLFIALITDSYDTIKKYQQSGFPVTDLHEFLKDHGSVGYRKEQACMPFSCCCSRQQSDDNLILID comes from the exons ATGGAGATCTCCCTCAAGCACCTGCCCGGCGGACGGGCCGCCGGTACCGG AAATATGATGGCTCAGTCAGACTTAGATTTAAAGGAGATGGCTCTGAAAGAGGATTTGAAGTTTTACTTCATGAACCCGTGTGAAAAATACAGAGCAAGGTGTCAAATACCATGGAAACTGGCTTTGCAGATTTTGAAGATACTGATGGTTACTACACAG cttattttttttggtttgaGTAACCAGTTGGTGGTCTCattcaaagaggaaaacactATTGCTTTTAAACACCTATTCCTGAAAGGATATACTGGAGTTGATGAAGATGACTACAGCTGCAGTATATATACACAACAGGATGCTTATGATAGCATTTTTTATGTTATTAATCAG tACAAGCAATTAAAGAACATATCCCTGGGGACACTTGGTTATGAACATGAAGGATCAGGCTTAAAAATCTGTAAACAGCAGTACAAGAAAGGCACGATGCTCCCTTCCAGTGATATGCTGAACATAAATATTTCTACTGAAACAG AATGTATCTTTTTTAAGCCACAGGAGCTAGCTGGTAAGAAGGCTGAACTGAAGCTGAACTCCTCTTTTTTCAATCTTGAATTTTACAG gCTTATACAGGTTGAAATCTCCTTCAAGCTGAAAGGCATCGCTCTACAGACAATCCACGCCCGTGAATTGCCTGACTGCTATGCATTTCAAAATACT ATAACTTTCAATAATAGAGCCCACAGTGGAAAAATCAAAATCTATTTTGACAGTGACACTAATATTCAAGAATGTAAAGACTGGCATGTATTTGGCTCTG TTCTCCAGAAAAACACACAATATATTCTAGTCTTTGATGGGTTTGTCATTTTAAGTTGCCTTGCTTCTCTCATCCTCTGCACGCGATCTATTGTTCTTGCTTTGAGACTACAAAAA AGATTTGTGAACTTCTTCTTGGAGAAATACAAGCGTCATGTCTGTCACGCTGATCGCCTGGAGTTCATAAATGGATGGTATGTCCTGGTAATTATCAGTGATGTGATGACAATCATTGGGTCAATcctaaaaatggaaataaaagccaAG AACCTCACAAGTTATGACGTCTGCAGCATTTTACTTGGAACATCAACTTTGTTTGTCTGGGTTGGAGTCATCAGATACCTGGGATATTTTCAAACCTACAAT GTGCTCATTTTAACTATGCAGGCATCATTGCCCAAAGTGCTAAGGTTTTGCTGTTGTGCTGGGATGATTTATCTTGGCTATACTTTCTGTGGCTGGATCGTCCTGGGACCTTATCATGAAAAG TTTGAAGATCTGAACACAGTGGCTGAGTGTCTGTTTTCTTTGGTCAACGGTGATGATATGTTTGCAACATTTGCTCAAATCCAGCAGAAGAGCACGCTGGTGTGGGTGTTCAGTCGATTATATCTGTACTCCTTCATTAGCCTGTTTATATACATGATCCTCAGCCTCTTCATTGCACTCATTACCGACTCCTACGACACCATAaag aaatacCAACAAAGTGGGTTTCCAGTAACAGATCTACATGAATTTCTAAAAGACCATGGCAGTGTTGGTTACAGAAAAGAACAAGCTTGCATGccattcagctgctgctgtagcaG acaaCAGAGTGATGACAACTTGATACTTATTGATTGA